The Chryseobacterium glaciei DNA window ATCAAAGACTGCGGATCCCACGCTACATAAAACGCAGAACGAATACCTCCGGGAAATTGTGACCAGCTTCTGTTTTGATTTTTGAGTCTTTCAACTCTTGCTTTTTCAATTTTTGAAAGACTGGTATGAATTGTTTTTTCTGAAATAAAACTTCTGAATCCTTTATATTCTTTCGATATTTTATTTTCCTGAAGATATGGCTTAGCCGCTGTAATAATAGATTTATAATCTTCTTTGAAGGGAATTTTAGGACTTTTATCCAATTTCATCATCATCCCTAACGCCAAAAACAGCAGTACGGCTACGAAGATGAAAATACGAGATCCCCACTGCACATTTCTCCAGCGTTTCTTATTATTGGTTTGAAAAATTTGGTTTGATTTTTCCACTTTCTTACATTTTCGGATTCAATGTCAAAAAGCGTGAAAAAGTATATAAAATTTAATTAAAATAAAATTAAAAATGAATTGGTTCTTACTCATTTATAAGTATTCCCACCAAATCCTGCAGAATTTTCTGTGATACAAAATTCATAAAATCCAGCCTTTCTAAGTGTGGCATGTATAATTTTGAACTATGTTCTTTATCATTAACCCTAATAGAATAGAAAACGGTTCCAATATCTTTTCCATCCTCTCCTTTTCCGGGACCTGCAACTCCGGTTGTGGATAGTGAAATATTGGTATCAAATAAATTCTGACAACCTTTTGCCATTTCCTGTGCAACCTGTTCGCTTACAACGGTAAACTCATCAACTGTTTCTTTTTTAACCTTTAAAATCTCAATTTTCTTTTCTGTTGCATAAGGAATAATTCCACCCAGAAAATATTTTGAACTTCCCGAGTTTGAAGTGATCATTTTTGCCAATTCTCCTCCGGTACAGCTTTCAGCCGTTGAAATAGTTAATTTTCTTTCAATTAAAAGTTCACCAAGAATTTTTTCAATTTTATCCTCAGTTGTGGCGATCACATTATCTCTAATTAAAGGAAGTAATTTTTGAATTTCTTCTTCTAATTGTTGCTGTAAATACAATTCATTTTCACCTGTGGCAGTCAATCTTAACTTTACTCTGGTTCCGATTGGAAGATAGGATAACGCCAAATTTTCAGGAAGAGCAAGTTCCCAATCTTCAACAATATCTGCCAAAATACTTTCAGGAATTCCAACGACGGAAATAATTCTTGTCGTGATATAATTAAGACTATATTTTTCCTTTAAATAAGGAACTATCTGATCTTTAATCAAAGGTTTTACTTCATAAGGAACGCCCGGAAGACTGAAACATAATTTCCCATCTTGCTCCATCATCATACAAGGTGCCGTTCCGAAATTGTTTTGAAAAACCGTAGATTTTGTAGGAACAAAGGCCTGTTCGCGGTTTCTTTCCAGAATTTCCAGTCGGCCACGTTTTTCCATATACGTTCTCAAATGCTCAAAAGTAACCTCATCCAATGCAATTTCATCATTGAAAAATTCGGCAAGCGCCTTTTTTGTTTTATCATCTCTGGTTGGGCCTAAACCACCTGTTGTAATGATCAAATCTCCAATTTTAAACGCCTCTTTTAAAGTGTTTTTAATGGTTTCAATTTCATCTGAAATAGTGAAAATTTGCGAGACTTGTACGCCTATATTTTTAAGTTCAGTAGCAATAAAATTAGAATTGGTATCAACGGTATTTCCCGAAAGTATCTCGTCTCCAATAGTAATAAGAACAGCTTTTTCCATATTATAATTCTTGAAAAAAATTCTGCTACAAATGACGGAAAATTCTGTGTAGTGAACAAAAGAAAACGATTTTTTATATCTTTGGTTTGAACTGTTTAAAACTATAATTAAAAATTATGTCTAAATATGATGATGCTTCATGGCATTATGGAGGAGATTTTCCTGAAGGGCTTCCTTCTAAAAACGGCGCCACACATACAGGAATGTTTCTGAACTGGTGCATTCACAACAACTTGCATTCCGAAGAAATGAAAGAAGATTTCAAAGATGAAATTGAAAGTTTAAAAAGAAGAGAGATTACCGGAGCAGAATTTCTCCTTGAAGTATGTGATGGAAAATTCACTGAACATGAGCTTAATGATCTTGGAAATAGTTTTGCAAAAGATTATTACGTGGATGAAACAGATTTTGCTGATAAATTCAGTTCTTTCGCCACAGATTATATCAATATTTTTGACAATAAAGCCGAGGAAAGTGATTATGAATATGAAACATTCTATCATATTGAAGATACCTATGAAAATTATGACTTGATGAAACTTGCCATTGATCATCGTTTTGAGGAATGGAAGGAGTATAAAAATTTGAATTAATTTTTTTGTCATTGCGAGGAGCGTAGCGACGAAGCAATCTCACTTAAACAGAGTTAAACTTAACTTTTCTTAAACTCTTAATATAACTTAATGGTTAAAAATTTGAAACATTAAGATTTATTTAAGTTGTTAAGATTATTAAGAGATTGCTTCGTCGCTACGCTCCTCGCAATGACTGTTAATCATGTTTTACCCAGATTAATTCATCTGTATTGTAACCTATTCTTTTAGCTTTTTCTAGAAAACGTTGTTTGATGCTTTCAGGAATTTCTTTAGTTCGGGATAGAATCCAGATATGTTTTAAACTGCTTCCGACAATCAATGCGTATTGATAATCATCGTCAATATCAATTACGTTATATCCGGCCCAAATGGGTTTAAAAAATGATACTTTTAATCGAGCTTCAGTTTTATCTTTTACAAATTTGGCTTCACCAATTGACTCTTTCCATTCTTTTTTGATGTAATTGTAGCCTTTATTATCTACTCGGATTGTTCCGTTTGGATTTTGAGAATAGGTTGCCGTCACGTTATCCATGTTTTTCTCGAACCTGTAATCGAAACGGGCAATTTCATACCACTTTCCTAAATATTTTTCTGCATTAAAATGGGTAACTGCTGTTGCGCCTTTAGGAATTCCTGTTGAACATGAATTAAGAATAATGAAACCCAAAATCCCCAACGAGACGGGAATGGCAATTTTCTGAAAATTTTTCATAATAATATACATTTCGTGGTTACTATGGAAGCTTCAAAAATAATGCCTGAAAAATTTCAATGTTAATTTATGAAATGGTATTAATTTTAACACAAAGTGCACAAAGTTTTTTTTAAACTACTAAATGCTTTTAAGATCGCAAAGGCGTTTCACTCAGCAAAGATCACAAAAATCTCGAATAATTATTCGTTAAGAAAAAACCTTCAAAAAGTTATCTTTAAAACTTCCGGAAACCTCAATTTCAGTACTATCAGAAAGCGTTGCTGTTCCGCTTTTATGGTAAGATTTTACAAAATTGGTATTGATAATATGGGAACGGTGAACTCTTACAAAAGGGTTTTCAAGCAAATCGTCAAAATGTTTTAAAAATCTGCAGACCATCTTTTTAGAACCATCCGTAAGATAAACCTGTGTGAAATTTCCATCTGCCTGAAGCCTGACAATATCTTCCGTTTTTACAACATCAAAGCCTTGCAGTGTTGGAAGTATCAATTGTTGTTTTTCGGGTTTCAATTTTAAATTTTTAAGGAGAATTTTATTACGGTTAAGTTCATCTTTATTTTCAATATTTTCTGCGACTTTATTTACCGCCACAATAAGCTCCTGAATATCAATTGGCTTTAAAATATAGTAACTAGCAGATTTATTCAGTGCCTGTAGAGAATATTGAGAAAATGCTGTAATGAAGATCGTTTCGTAGGAAAATTCTTTTGTAGCTTCCAACACATCAAAAGCATTTCCGAAAGGCATTTCTACATC harbors:
- a CDS encoding CinA family nicotinamide mononucleotide deamidase-related protein, whose amino-acid sequence is MEKAVLITIGDEILSGNTVDTNSNFIATELKNIGVQVSQIFTISDEIETIKNTLKEAFKIGDLIITTGGLGPTRDDKTKKALAEFFNDEIALDEVTFEHLRTYMEKRGRLEILERNREQAFVPTKSTVFQNNFGTAPCMMMEQDGKLCFSLPGVPYEVKPLIKDQIVPYLKEKYSLNYITTRIISVVGIPESILADIVEDWELALPENLALSYLPIGTRVKLRLTATGENELYLQQQLEEEIQKLLPLIRDNVIATTEDKIEKILGELLIERKLTISTAESCTGGELAKMITSNSGSSKYFLGGIIPYATEKKIEILKVKKETVDEFTVVSEQVAQEMAKGCQNLFDTNISLSTTGVAGPGKGEDGKDIGTVFYSIRVNDKEHSSKLYMPHLERLDFMNFVSQKILQDLVGILINE
- a CDS encoding lipocalin family protein → MKNFQKIAIPVSLGILGFIILNSCSTGIPKGATAVTHFNAEKYLGKWYEIARFDYRFEKNMDNVTATYSQNPNGTIRVDNKGYNYIKKEWKESIGEAKFVKDKTEARLKVSFFKPIWAGYNVIDIDDDYQYALIVGSSLKHIWILSRTKEIPESIKQRFLEKAKRIGYNTDELIWVKHD
- a CDS encoding LytR/AlgR family response regulator transcription factor; this encodes MKIKAIIVDDELIAREVLRNYITKYCPQVEILGEAENIKEGVPLIAEKQPQLVFLDVEMPFGNAFDVLEATKEFSYETIFITAFSQYSLQALNKSASYYILKPIDIQELIVAVNKVAENIENKDELNRNKILLKNLKLKPEKQQLILPTLQGFDVVKTEDIVRLQADGNFTQVYLTDGSKKMVCRFLKHFDDLLENPFVRVHRSHIINTNFVKSYHKSGTATLSDSTEIEVSGSFKDNFLKVFS